One window of Methanocalculus alkaliphilus genomic DNA carries:
- a CDS encoding DUF4350 domain-containing protein yields the protein MRSSLLIAGLLILLTLGAAGAHLQATNAELSRFNPGWNGTAAFFSLSESKGAVIHSPGTTPPLHPDRYLIIAPDGIGAESIARGVLGAGGTVIIADEEGGANQLLEALGLGMRINPGNVSSVDMEFASTRTVRADVSSNHWLFEGVETLVFNRPSSIEGGEELVRTSVFSWIDHDGDGSPGPGEELGRYTLIASERAGAGEMILIADASLFASTMQQVRRLHDNPRLLENLLDSDTVMVDAVYGRPADAEGPAYYVHMIKSAPISSIIAILLLMIAVAFAFRRQIL from the coding sequence ATGAGATCGTCTCTTCTTATCGCCGGTCTCCTCATCCTCCTCACCCTGGGTGCTGCCGGCGCCCATCTCCAGGCAACCAATGCTGAACTGTCACGGTTCAATCCCGGCTGGAATGGGACCGCGGCCTTCTTCTCCCTGTCAGAGAGTAAGGGCGCCGTGATCCACAGTCCTGGGACCACCCCCCCTCTCCATCCGGATCGGTATCTCATCATCGCTCCTGATGGGATAGGTGCCGAATCGATAGCCAGAGGGGTTCTTGGAGCCGGAGGGACCGTCATCATCGCTGATGAGGAGGGGGGTGCAAACCAGCTTCTTGAGGCACTTGGTCTGGGGATGCGCATCAATCCCGGAAATGTATCAAGTGTTGATATGGAGTTTGCATCTACCAGGACGGTGCGTGCCGACGTCAGTTCGAACCACTGGCTCTTTGAGGGTGTTGAAACTCTCGTCTTTAACCGCCCCTCGTCCATCGAGGGGGGTGAGGAGCTCGTCCGGACATCGGTCTTCTCCTGGATCGATCATGATGGCGACGGCAGCCCCGGACCTGGCGAGGAGCTTGGCCGCTATACATTGATCGCATCGGAGAGGGCCGGGGCCGGTGAGATGATCCTGATCGCAGATGCAAGCCTCTTCGCCTCAACGATGCAGCAGGTCCGGAGGCTCCATGACAACCCCCGTCTCCTTGAAAATCTTCTTGATTCGGATACTGTCATGGTGGATGCCGTGTACGGGCGGCCTGCGGATGCAGAAGGGCCGGCATATTATGTTCATATGATAAAATCCGCACCAATAAGTAGCATTATCGCCATACTTCTACTGATGATAGCTGTTGCCTTCGCGTTCCGCAGGCAGATCCTTTAG
- a CDS encoding AAA family ATPase: MSSEISIPEIAQRCDEIRSLLNEYVVGKESLIELINIALLSDGHILIEGVPGTAKTTIAKAYAKILGYSFNRVQCAVDTQPADILGLRIYDQQKGDFVLRKGPAFSNILLIDELNRLNPRTQSAFIEVMSEWQVTIDGERLVLPTPFFVIATQNPFEFEGTFPLIEAQKDRFMYSFTSEHLNPDEELEVLQRLGSGRLDWQRYFASLEAYTGMTDLFSLRDAVASVHIEDRVVGYIRDLVIATRSNGDIFLGASTRASIAFYKGSKAVAALRGRDFVTPDDVRAIAPHILQHRIILRREAEIAGITPESVVSDIIRSVEVP, translated from the coding sequence ATGTCTTCCGAAATCTCCATTCCAGAGATCGCACAGAGGTGCGATGAGATCCGTTCGCTTTTAAATGAATATGTCGTCGGGAAGGAGTCTTTGATTGAGCTGATCAACATCGCCCTCCTCTCAGACGGACACATCCTTATCGAGGGTGTTCCCGGAACTGCCAAGACGACGATCGCCAAGGCATATGCAAAGATCCTCGGCTACTCGTTCAATCGTGTGCAGTGTGCCGTTGATACGCAGCCTGCCGATATCCTCGGCCTTCGGATCTATGATCAGCAGAAGGGCGATTTTGTCCTTCGGAAGGGACCGGCATTCTCAAACATTCTCCTGATTGATGAGTTGAACCGGCTGAACCCGAGGACGCAGAGTGCCTTCATCGAGGTGATGAGTGAATGGCAGGTCACGATCGATGGGGAGCGGCTCGTCCTGCCGACCCCGTTCTTTGTGATCGCCACACAGAACCCGTTTGAGTTTGAAGGAACCTTCCCGCTCATCGAGGCGCAGAAGGATCGCTTTATGTACAGTTTCACCTCCGAACATCTCAATCCCGATGAGGAGCTGGAGGTTCTTCAGAGGCTTGGTTCAGGGAGACTTGACTGGCAGAGGTACTTTGCCTCCCTCGAAGCGTATACCGGGATGACCGATCTCTTCAGCCTCAGGGATGCTGTCGCATCGGTTCATATTGAGGACCGGGTCGTCGGGTATATCCGGGATCTTGTCATTGCCACGCGCTCGAATGGTGATATCTTCCTTGGTGCAAGTACACGGGCATCCATCGCCTTTTATAAAGGGAGTAAGGCAGTTGCTGCTCTCCGTGGCCGCGATTTTGTGACCCCCGATGACGTCCGGGCGATCGCACCGCATATTCTTCAGCACAGGATCATCCTCCGCCGTGAAGCTGAGATCGCCGGGATCACCCCCGAGTCTGTTGTCAGTGATATTATCCGATCAGTTGAGGTGCCCTGA
- a CDS encoding DUF58 domain-containing protein produces the protein MRCPEVRPTPLSRAIGAAGILTVAGGGAMGSTPGVLAGTLILLFLFSRAAVFFAGEKMVIRSIRTERRCDNLIVRQYGLITVTLSAKAEIPEGMAVTMHDHPGPGFSWFGLLPPLDLRKETEIRYHIRAITRGTVSFHGMALRLADRYFGSEVRFGREEDRSPIIRVQPQGSPVLAIGDSLGYGDATSRRYTSPSGTVVRSFREYMPGDDTRKIDWKATAKRDQLIIRETFAQRGEVPVIVLDLSADLSDNERLVGFSAGTIEETLKVSHSVSLLVIAGGTVLRFMPNERQAHRVLAAIRDLPSVYRDHHFYRYAAPSDLAIRMKAAPPNSGLNRWYEAVHQIRGIPAFEMECVRAFSRARGRSLLLFSACTGDLSHLDMVARAARRIGLSLHLRIPSSFPEGYILSSLSPDSVEVI, from the coding sequence TTGAGGTGCCCTGAGGTGCGGCCGACACCCCTCTCCCGTGCCATCGGTGCCGCCGGTATCCTCACCGTGGCAGGGGGCGGCGCTATGGGGAGTACCCCCGGTGTGCTGGCCGGAACGCTGATCCTCCTCTTTCTCTTCTCACGTGCGGCCGTCTTCTTCGCCGGGGAGAAGATGGTCATCCGGAGCATCAGGACAGAACGGCGGTGTGACAACCTGATCGTCAGGCAGTACGGGCTCATCACCGTCACCCTTTCAGCAAAAGCCGAGATACCGGAGGGAATGGCGGTTACGATGCATGATCATCCGGGACCGGGGTTCTCATGGTTTGGTCTTCTTCCCCCGCTCGATCTCCGGAAGGAGACCGAGATCAGGTACCACATCAGGGCGATCACCCGCGGCACTGTCTCATTCCATGGTATGGCTCTGCGGCTGGCGGACAGATATTTCGGGTCAGAGGTCCGCTTCGGCCGCGAAGAGGATCGGAGTCCGATCATCCGTGTACAGCCCCAGGGTTCTCCTGTCCTTGCCATCGGGGACAGCCTGGGGTACGGCGATGCGACATCCCGGCGGTATACCTCTCCGTCCGGCACCGTCGTCCGTTCCTTTCGTGAGTATATGCCCGGCGATGATACCCGCAAGATCGACTGGAAAGCAACGGCGAAACGGGACCAGCTCATCATCCGGGAGACATTTGCGCAGCGTGGCGAGGTCCCGGTGATTGTTTTGGATCTCTCTGCAGATCTCTCTGATAACGAGCGGCTTGTTGGTTTTTCAGCCGGCACCATCGAAGAGACGCTCAAGGTATCCCATTCTGTCTCTCTCCTGGTCATCGCCGGGGGGACTGTGCTGCGGTTCATGCCAAATGAACGCCAGGCCCACCGGGTCCTTGCTGCCATCCGGGATCTCCCTTCTGTATACAGGGATCACCACTTTTACAGGTACGCAGCACCATCCGATCTTGCCATCCGGATGAAAGCCGCACCTCCAAACTCCGGATTGAACCGTTGGTATGAAGCGGTCCACCAGATCCGGGGGATTCCGGCATTTGAGATGGAATGTGTTCGTGCCTTTTCACGGGCAAGGGGGAGATCCCTCCTCCTCTTCAGCGCATGCACCGGTGATCTCAGCCATCTTGACATGGTCGCACGGGCCGCCAGAAGGATTGGCCTGTCTCTCCATCTCCGGATTCCTTCGTCATTCCCGGAAGGATATATTCTCTCATCGCTCTCCCCTGACTCCGTCGAGGTGATCTGA